GACCTTCAAGATATACTTTTAAAAACCCTTCAAATAGCAATACTTCACCAGAAGCTGTAAACAACTCTCCGTGATTATTAGCTTCAATTTTTACGTTTGTTCTTTCCAGTTGCGCATCACTCATTTGGGAAGCCAATGTTCTTTTCCAAATTAAGTCATACAATCGAGCTTGGTCTCTGTCAATATTTACAGTGTGTCTTGACATATCCGTAGGACGAATCGCCTCATGCGCTTCTTGAGCTCCTTTACTTTTATTGACAAAAGTACGAGGCTTAGAAAACTCCTTACCATAAGATTTAATAATTTCAGCTTGAGCCGCATCCATAGCATCCTTAGACAAGTTAACACTATCGGTTCTCATATAAGTGATAAGTCCAGCTTCGTATAAACGTTGTGCTAATTGCATAGTAATTCCAACTGGCAAGTACAACTTGCGTGCCGCTTCTTGTTGTAAAGTTGAAGTTGTAAACGGACCTGTTGGTGATTTTTTTGTCGGTTTCGTTTCTAAATCTGAAACCTTATAAGTAGAACCTACATTTTTATTTAAAAAATCTTCGGCTTCTTTTTTAGTATTGAAATTCTTAGGCAGCTTTGCTTTGAATGACTTTCCTGCTTCGTTAGTAAATTCTGCAACAACAGAATAAGTTGCAATTGAATTGTAATTTTGAATTTCTCTTTCACGCTCCACAATTAAACGAACGGATACTGATTGTACACGACCTGCTGAAAGTCCGCCTTTTATTTTTCTCCAAAGAACAGGAGATAATTCATAACCTACCAATCGATCTAAAACGCGACGTGCTTGCTGCGCATTCACTAAATTATAATCAATCTCGCGAGGATTATCAATTGCTTTTAAAATGGCATTTTTAGTAATCTCATGAAAAACAATACGCTTTGTTTTTTTTGCATCTAATTTTAATTCTTCCGATAAATGCCAAGAAATAGCTTCCCCCTCTCGATCCTCATCACTTGCTAACCAAACCATTTCGGCTTTTTTAGCCAATCCTTTTAGCTTGGTTACTAATGCTTTTTTATCAGCCGAAACTTCATATTTAGGTTTAAAACCATTCTCTACATCTACACCAATTTCCTTTGAAGGCAAGTCGGCAATATGCCCATAACTTGACTCTACTTGGAAATCACTTCCTAAAAATTTCTCGATTGTTTTTGCCTTTGCAGGTGACTCAACTATTACTAAATTCTTTGCCATTGCTCTATTTTTCTAGGACAAAAGTAGAAGTTTTTTTTAAATATTGGGCTTTTGAAAATTTTTAAAATATTTTTCATCCAAAAACTAATCCCTAAAACGGTAACTAATAACAATCATTAAAACCAATAAAATCAATTCTTTTACAACTAATACGTATACATTAATTAATAAGAATCATCCTTTTCCAGCAACGACAACATCAATACCAAATTCTTCTAGTTTTACTTTTGTTTCGTTATCAATACCACTATCCGTAATCAAAACGTCAATTTTATTTAAATTACAAATTTTACCAAACCCCCTAATATTCATTTTTGTAGAATCTGCTAACACGATAACTTTCTCAGCCACGTCAATCATCGCTTTATTAAGATGTGCCTCAAGAGCATTTGACGTACTCAAACCAAATTCTAAATGAAGACCATCCGTTCCTAGAAACAACTTATTACAAGAAAACTGACCTAAAGTGGCTTCTGCAATAGGCCCAACTGCCGAAGTCGAACTATTTCGAATATCTCCACCTAATTGAATTGTATCAATACTTGTATCTTTACAAAGCTCTAACGAAACCTTTAACGATGGCGTAAGGACTGTTAATTTATGAAAACCTTTAATAATACGTGATAAATAATGAATATTGGAACCCGACCCTAATATAATATAATCATTATTACTAATATACTTCAAGGCTTCTTCTGCAATTTGTTTTTTTTGCTCTACCTGCAACGTTTCCTTATCACTTACATCCCTTTCAAAAGCATAAATAGGCTGTTTACTAGCTCCTCCATGCGTACGATGCAAAAGTTTTTCGTTTTCCAAAAAATTTAAATCCTTTCGTATGGTTACGGTTGAAACATTATGTGTTTCACATAAATCAACCACATTCACATATCCTTTTTGATCTAATTCTTTAAGTATATCTTCTTGCCTTCTATTGATTATAGTCATAATATCTCTCCTGTTGCTTAATTTTGGTTATTTTTAAAGGTACAAAAATAAAATATATAAATAAATTTCATTTAAATAATTTTACCTTCATTTAATTTCATTATGTTTGTTATTCGAAAGTAATCGAAGCTACAAAACAACAAATATAACACACAATGAAACTATCCGAACAATTAACAAAACTAAAACAAACACCAGAATGGGATGTAATCATCATTGGTGGAGGGGCCAGCGGACTAGGAACTGCACTTGATGCTGCTAGCAGAGGGTACAAAACGATTTTAGTTGAAGCAGTAGATTTCGCAAAAGGCACCTCAAGTAGAAGTACTAAACTAGTTCACGGTGGTGTACGTTATCTTGAGCAAGGTGATATCTCTCTTGTAAGAGAAGCTCTTAAAGAAAGAGGTTTAATGGCCCAAAATGCTGGTCATCTTGTTAAAAACCAATCTTTCGTTATACCCAACTATAATTGGTGGGGCGGTTATTTTTACACTATAGGACTTACCATTTACGACATGTTAGCTGGTAAATTAAGCTTAGGCAAATCTAAATATATTTCAAAGAAAAGAACAATTGAGTTACTTCCCACAGTTGAACAAAAAGGATTAGTTAGTGGTGTTATCTATCAAGACGGTCAATTTGACGATTCACGTTTAGCCATCAATATTGGTCAGACCGCCGTGGAAAAAGGAGCCTGCCTTTTAAACTACACCAAAGTAGTTAACTTATTAAAGGACAGTAAAAACCAAGTTACTGGTGTGCAAGTAAAAAACCAAGAAACTGGAGAGGTATTTGAGTTAAAAGGAAAAGCGATCATAAACGCAACTGGAGTTTTTACTAATGCAATAATGAAACTAAACGATACTGTTTATAGAAAATACATTGTTCCAAGTCAAGGCATCCATCTTGTCTTTGACATATCGTTCCTACCTAGTGACTACGCATTGATGATTCCTAAAACAAGTGATGGACGTGTTTTATTTGCAGTGCCCTGGCATGATAAAATTGTAGTTGGAACAACTGATACACTAATCAAGAGTCACAGTTTAGAACCTATAGCATTAGAAAAAGAAATTGAATTCGTATTAGAGACAGCACAGCGATTCTTAGCAAAAAAGCCCACACGCGCAGATGTACTGTCCGTTTTTGCTGGATTAAGACCACTTGCAGCTCCAGAAAAAGAAGGAAAAAGCACGAAAGAAGTTTCACGAAGTCACAAAATAATTGTTTCTGAAACTGGATTAATCACTATCACAGGCGGAAAATGGACCACTTATAGAAAAATTGCTGAGGATATTATTGACAAAGCGATAACTGTAAGACATCTACCTAAAAAAGAATGTCAAACAGAACACATATCCATTCATGGAAATATTAAAACAAACACTGTTGATCGCGAAAACCACCTATACATATACGGAACTGATGCTCCTAAAATACTAGAATTACAAAATGAAGAACCCGAATTAAAACAAAAACTCCATCCAAATTATGATTATACCATGGCAGAAGTTGCATGGGCAATTCGCTATGAAATGGCAAGAACAGTTGACGATGTGCTTTCAAGAAGAGTACGCCTCTTATTTTTAGATGCTCGTGCAGCTATTGCCGTTTCAAAAAAAGTAGCTCAATTGATCGCTAAAGAACTTGGACACGATGAAGATTGGACAGAAAAACAAATAACCGAATTTAAGACTTTAGCCAACGGATTCCTTTTATCGGAATTTAAAATAAATTAATCTTTAACTATAAATGCCAACCATGCAAAATAAATTAATCCTTGCCCTCGACCAAGGGACAACATCATCAAGAGCAATCATCTTTAACCATAGTGGAGAAATAGTAAACATATCTCAAAAGTCATTTGAGCAAATATTCCCTAAACCAGGATGGGTTGAACACGATCCAAACGAAATTTGGTCTTCCCAAATTAGTGTTGCTGCCGAAGTCATTGCAAAAACAGGAATAAACGGAAAACAAATTGCTGCAATTGGCATTACAAATCAAAGAGAAACTACAATTGTCTGGGACAGAGAAACTAGCGAACCTATTTACAACGCAATTGTTTGGCAAGATCGAAGAACCGCAAAGTATTGTGATGAGTTAAAAGCAAAAGGACACGCAGAAATGATCCAGAAAAAGACCGGTTTAGTTTTAGATGCTTATTTTTCTGGGACAAAGGTAAAATGGATTTTAGACAATGTTCCTGGAGCGCGTGAAAAAGCGGAACAAGGAAAACTATGTTTTGGAACTGTAGACACATGGCTAATCTGGAAACTTACTCGTGGAGCCATGTTCATGACAGATGTTTCTAATGCCAGTCGAACATTATTATTAAACATCCACACACTAGAATGGGACACTGAACTACTTGAGTTATTTGACATTCCAAGAGCAATGCTTCCCGAAGTAAAAGAAAGTAGCGAAATATACGGAGAAACTTGCACCACATTATTCGCAACAAAAATCCCTATTGCAGGGGTTGCTGGAGACCAACAAGCAGCACTTTTTGGTCAATTATGCACAAAGCCTGGTATGGTTAAAAACACATACGGAACGGGTTGTTTCATGTTAATGAATACTGGAGAAAAACCTGTTTATTCCAAAAACAATTTACTAACTACGATAGCTTGGAAAATCAACGGAAAAACAACGTACGCATTAGAAGGAAGTGTTTTTGTAGGAGGTGCTGCCGTACAATGGCTGCGAGATGGAGCTAAAATAATTGAATCAGCAGAAGAAATCGAAGCTTTAGCATCACAAGTTCCAGATAATGGTGGCGTTTATTTCGTGCCAGCATTAACAGGTCTTGGCGCTCCATATTGGGATCAGTATGCAAGAGGCGCAATTGTAGGAATAACAAGAGGAACAACAAATGCACATATTGCCCGCGCTACTCTTGAAGGAATCGCCTACCAAGTATACGATTTAGTCAAAGCTATGGAAGCTGATTTTGGTAAAAAAGGAACCGAATTAAGGGTGGACGGAGGAGCTGCAGCAAATAATTTAATGATGCAATTCCAATCTGATTTATTTAATTTTAAAGTAATTAGACCAAAAACACTAGAAACAACTGCTTTAGGAGCAGCATACTTAGCTGGACTAGCAATTGGATATTGGAAAAGTGTGGACGATTTACAACAACAATGGTCAATTGACCGTGAATTCACCCCGGAAATGCCAAGAAATGAAGTCGAGATATTAGTACATAAGTGGGACAGAGCTGTTGGACGAGCTTCAAACTGGATCGAAGATTAATTGTAACCAAAAAAAACACCAAAAGATGACACCATTTATAGCAGAAATTATTGGCACTATGCTAATGATTTTATTAGGCAACGGAGTAGTTGCAAACGTAGTTCTTAAAGGAACAAAAGGAAACAATTCAGGTTGGATTGTAATTACTACAGCATGGGCTTTTGCTGTTTTTGTAGGTGTCGCTGTGGCTGGCCCAGTAAGTGGAGCGCATCTAAATCCTGTTGTAACACTTGGACTAGCAATTATTGGTAAATTTGCCTGGAGTCAAGTAGCGACCTATATAATCGCTCAAATGATTGGAGCTATGCTAGGCGCTTTCTTAGTTTGGCTATCACATAAAGATCATTTCGCCGCTACTGAAGATGAAGCCGCAAAATTAGCTTGTTTTAGTACAGGTCCAGCTATACGAAACTATTCATCTAACTTAATAAGCGAAATCATAGGAACCTTTGTACTTATTTTTGTGATTTTTTATCTCGCAGGTCCTAATGTAAGTATTGCAGTAGCCGCTGATGCTAAAATTGGATTAGGTTCAATAGGTGCTCTACCTGTAGCAATTCTTGTATGGGCAATTGGATTAAGCCTAGGTGGCACAACGGGATACGCTATTAACCCAGCTCGAGACCTAGGCCCTAGAATTGTACATTCAATACTTCTAAAAGGAAACAGCGACTGGAGTTATGCCTGGGTTCCTATTATAGGCCCAATCGTAGGTTCAAGCTTGGCTGCATTATTATATTTATTGCTCATATAACCCTAACTTAAATAATAATAATAATAACCTCTGTAATTTCACTTACAGAGGCAACTTGACTTGTAAAAAAACACACTATCGTTTCTGATAAAATTCCCTTAAACGAATTTAAGTTTACACACTACTTTAAAGCGGCTTAAATAATCACAAATAACAACTGCAATGATCATAGTAGTAGAAACTCCATCTTTTTAGAATTGAGTTATCGCCTTTACCCGCTTTTAAGGATTGAAAAATAAATTTAAATACACAGACAGTACTGCTTTTCCTATTAATGAGATAAACATCTATTTGTCAAAAAATTGAAAGTAATTTTGATTTCGTATATATGGGTATAAAAGACATAAAAATATTTAATTTTTCAATTACAAACTAATTATTTCCACAAGATCAATGTGGAATCCTTACAATAAAATAACGCCCTATCCTCAGTCTAGATAGCTGGGGAAAACCTACAAAAAACTTCCGATTTTGGTGCCTTAAAAGCGACCGAAAGTAGCGCTTTATAATACTTGTAATCCTTATTTTTTTATAAAACCTCGAAACAAAAAGTAAGAAACAGCTGTTAAAATAGTATTCCCAAAATGACTTAAAACAATGTTAATTCTTCGTCTGACATCTTGTCATATTGATTGAAATTGCCTTATCTTTGCGTTTTTAAAATATACAATGGAAAAGATTATTGAAGAAAGTAAACAAGGCGAAAGTCTTGTTCTGGAAAACAAACCTGAGAATACAAAAAAATTATTTATAGAAAGCTATGGTTGTGCGATGAACTTTTCGGACAGTGAGATCGTTGCTTCCATATTATCCGTAAATGGATACAATACAACGCAAGTTCTGGAAGAAGCCGATTTGGTTTTAGTAAATACTTGTTCCATTAGAGATAAAGCAGAACAAACTGTTCGTAAACGTTTAGAAAAATACAATGCAGTAAAACGCATTAACCCTAAAATGAAAGTGGGTGTTTTAGGCTGTATGGCGGAACGCCTTAAAAGTCAATTTTTAGAAGAGGAAAAAATTGTAGATCTTGTAGTAGGTCCTGATGCCTATAAAGATTTACCTAATCTATTAGCAGAAGTTGAAGAAGGTCGT
The Flavobacterium sp. WC2421 genome window above contains:
- a CDS encoding FAD-dependent oxidoreductase; its protein translation is MKLSEQLTKLKQTPEWDVIIIGGGASGLGTALDAASRGYKTILVEAVDFAKGTSSRSTKLVHGGVRYLEQGDISLVREALKERGLMAQNAGHLVKNQSFVIPNYNWWGGYFYTIGLTIYDMLAGKLSLGKSKYISKKRTIELLPTVEQKGLVSGVIYQDGQFDDSRLAINIGQTAVEKGACLLNYTKVVNLLKDSKNQVTGVQVKNQETGEVFELKGKAIINATGVFTNAIMKLNDTVYRKYIVPSQGIHLVFDISFLPSDYALMIPKTSDGRVLFAVPWHDKIVVGTTDTLIKSHSLEPIALEKEIEFVLETAQRFLAKKPTRADVLSVFAGLRPLAAPEKEGKSTKEVSRSHKIIVSETGLITITGGKWTTYRKIAEDIIDKAITVRHLPKKECQTEHISIHGNIKTNTVDRENHLYIYGTDAPKILELQNEEPELKQKLHPNYDYTMAEVAWAIRYEMARTVDDVLSRRVRLLFLDARAAIAVSKKVAQLIAKELGHDEDWTEKQITEFKTLANGFLLSEFKIN
- a CDS encoding MIP/aquaporin family protein, giving the protein MTPFIAEIIGTMLMILLGNGVVANVVLKGTKGNNSGWIVITTAWAFAVFVGVAVAGPVSGAHLNPVVTLGLAIIGKFAWSQVATYIIAQMIGAMLGAFLVWLSHKDHFAATEDEAAKLACFSTGPAIRNYSSNLISEIIGTFVLIFVIFYLAGPNVSIAVAADAKIGLGSIGALPVAILVWAIGLSLGGTTGYAINPARDLGPRIVHSILLKGNSDWSYAWVPIIGPIVGSSLAALLYLLLI
- the glpK gene encoding glycerol kinase GlpK codes for the protein MQNKLILALDQGTTSSRAIIFNHSGEIVNISQKSFEQIFPKPGWVEHDPNEIWSSQISVAAEVIAKTGINGKQIAAIGITNQRETTIVWDRETSEPIYNAIVWQDRRTAKYCDELKAKGHAEMIQKKTGLVLDAYFSGTKVKWILDNVPGAREKAEQGKLCFGTVDTWLIWKLTRGAMFMTDVSNASRTLLLNIHTLEWDTELLELFDIPRAMLPEVKESSEIYGETCTTLFATKIPIAGVAGDQQAALFGQLCTKPGMVKNTYGTGCFMLMNTGEKPVYSKNNLLTTIAWKINGKTTYALEGSVFVGGAAVQWLRDGAKIIESAEEIEALASQVPDNGGVYFVPALTGLGAPYWDQYARGAIVGITRGTTNAHIARATLEGIAYQVYDLVKAMEADFGKKGTELRVDGGAAANNLMMQFQSDLFNFKVIRPKTLETTALGAAYLAGLAIGYWKSVDDLQQQWSIDREFTPEMPRNEVEILVHKWDRAVGRASNWIED
- a CDS encoding DeoR/GlpR family DNA-binding transcription regulator, translating into MTIINRRQEDILKELDQKGYVNVVDLCETHNVSTVTIRKDLNFLENEKLLHRTHGGASKQPIYAFERDVSDKETLQVEQKKQIAEEALKYISNNDYIILGSGSNIHYLSRIIKGFHKLTVLTPSLKVSLELCKDTSIDTIQLGGDIRNSSTSAVGPIAEATLGQFSCNKLFLGTDGLHLEFGLSTSNALEAHLNKAMIDVAEKVIVLADSTKMNIRGFGKICNLNKIDVLITDSGIDNETKVKLEEFGIDVVVAGKG